Proteins encoded in a region of the Paramagnetospirillum magneticum AMB-1 genome:
- a CDS encoding MoaD/ThiS family protein: MDARHKTGISNRGIGDNSGLAPTIAIRLKMFNSLTSYAGGCAPLDLDVPAGTVIGDLVRRFGVPRDKIFLVLVNGKDVTRQLGAPVNLERGLEDGDEVALSGPVPYSWGFGAPIV; this comes from the coding sequence ATGGATGCGCGCCATAAAACAGGCATTTCAAATCGCGGTATCGGCGACAATTCTGGCCTGGCGCCGACCATCGCCATCCGTCTCAAGATGTTCAACAGCCTGACCTCCTATGCTGGCGGCTGTGCGCCGCTGGACCTGGATGTCCCGGCCGGGACGGTGATCGGCGATCTGGTTCGTCGTTTCGGCGTGCCCAGGGACAAGATCTTCCTGGTGCTGGTCAACGGCAAGGATGTCACCCGGCAATTGGGGGCTCCGGTCAATCTGGAGCGCGGGCTGGAGGATGGCGACGAGGTGGCTTTGTCGGGTCCGGTCCCCTATTCCTGGGGCTTCGGCGCCCCGATCGTGTGA